A stretch of DNA from Nitrospira sp. KM1:
TTGACGCCACATGGCAACCGTATGACGAATGAGGTCCTCAGGAAAGGCTTCTACGCCTGTCTCGAAGCGGCTGGGCTGCGTCGGGTACGATTCCATGACCTGCGGCACACCTTCGCCAGCCTGTTGATTCAACAGAATGCGAACGTAAAATATATCCAACAACAACTCGGTCACAGTAGCATCAACATCACGTTGGATGTATACTCGCATCTCTTTGAGGGAGACCATCGGCACCAGGTCCAGCGTCTGGACGATGAGCTATTGGAGACAAGTCCGAGGAGGTTAACTAACCCAGAAAACGCGCCCCAGCCGGACCCTCACCGAGAAGGGGCTCAGACGCCTACCAACGAAACAATTGAATTTACAGCGAATCTAAGACACGGAGGGGTGACGGAGTGGCCGAACGTGCCGGTCTTGAAAACCGGAGACCTCGCAAGGGGTCCGCGAGTTCAAATCTCGCCCCCTCCGCCATATATCAGGAGGTTCCCTCAACCTTGCCCGTAGCAGACCTCCTTCATGGTCACCTGGTCACGGTTCGGTCACGATCATCAAGTCTCTGTCCACCACCTTCGAACAATGATTCAGTGTCTCTTGTCGTCCTCCCATCGCTGTGGTTATGTTGGCTTGCGGAATGACAGGCTCACGACGTTGTTGGCTTGGTCAGGGGAATCGTTGGATCACAATAAAGTAACCCCTATCATATTATCGACATGCGAAGTTCTTAAATATTTCTTCTGTGCGTTCACCAGAGCATTAGGCCGATGCCATTCGATTCGAGGTCTAAAACAACGCAAACGCAACCAGGCTCAGAACGGCAGAAATGGCGACCACTATAAGCCAAGATCTTGCGATCTCCTTGAGTGCAATTTCAGCTTCGTCAGCATTCCAGATAGAACTTATATACGGTGACCACCGGTGAGGTGCTTCAGCTGGAACATTGCGGTGTGATGAGGGGAGTGACTCATGAACCCGGGAAGATTCATTTCCTTCCATGGCTCCCTCCCAATCGCTCCCCTGTTGTACGCAGGATTTCTGCTTGGAATATATAGAACGATTGGGGGGGAATGCTTTTGGAACTGACGGCTAAAAAGACCTGAAATTCGACTGGACGTTCTTAGGTGACAGAGCGCCACCGCCGGTAAATGAGGTGATTACCCTGCCCGACGTCTTTTCCGACTTGAGGCGAATCAGAGCTATAGGAGACCCGTATGATTGCCTGGGTTGAATGCCCGTCACTCACGGTTAAGGAAGAGCATGCCGCATTGGTGGCCGCCATATACCAATTTACAAACGAACACATGCATGTCAGTGCGCCATACGAGGAATAACCATGACGAGTTGCACGGCCTTGCGCGCTTTGTTCTCCCAACGGTGGGGGGTGCCGGCCGGGATAGTGATGGCATCGCCACGTCGAAGAAGACTTGTCTTCTCATCCAGCTGAAGCCACACTTCTCCAGAAAAAACGATGGCGAACAGTTCTATCTCTCGGGAGTGGAGCCGCCCTCCGCTGAATCCCTCCGGACGTATCGTGATCAACAACGCCTCTAACCTACTGCCTGTCGATGCAGGACCTAACGACTCGATTTGTGAGCGCGACCATCCACTCTGGAGCATAAGTCGCTGTGAGGCTTTGATGACGGCCGGAGCATGGGGCTCGGCCGCCTGAAAGAATTCTCCCAGCGTGACCCCAAGTCCGGCTGCAATGCGTTCGAGAGACGACAAGGATGGCGAAGCTTGATTTAATTCAACTTGCGAAATGAAACTGGCTGAAAATCCGCACTTACTGGCCAGTGTTCGCACGGACAGCCGATGTGTATCCCGAAGCCGCCGAATCGCCGCACCGAGAGATTGCTCGATTGGACCACCCTCTTTGTGGCTCGCTCGGCCGGCTGATGCACGTCGGCTTCCCTCTTTCTTTTGTTTCGGCATAATCACCCTTTGAAATCTACATTGTTAGCTCGCTCACGAAGAAACATTGAAGAGTTGTTGATATACCGATTGGAGTCGCACAAGCATTCCCTGCAGAGTACGCGATCTTAAGTAAGCATTGCCCATCTATGCCGAGCCACTGCCCTGAGTAGATCGTTCTCCAGCAATATGTAGTTCCCCCAAAGGACGAGCCATCTCATGGTCCATCCTGCCTTTTTCTATACATAATAGTGCACGATAGTGCACGACATCGTGGACCAACGCAAACGATGTCATACTCACTTGGGTTCCGACCGCCGACGCTTGCATGGGATGCATGGAAACCATGTCTGTTTCCACGGAGACAGCGCGATATCAAGCGACCTCATTGCCGAGATTCTCATCCTGGCGATAACTCAAATAGTAGCACTCGGTGGACACCGCCTGGCCGCGCGATTTGCGAATCTTTTGCTTCAATTCTTCCGACGATGACGTACGGCACATTCTGTCTCGCGAGAGGCTCGAGTGCTGCTCCGCGAAATACAGTGTCCTTTGTAGTCGCACATAGGACACTATTACCGATTTCTTGTCCACTCGAAAATAATCAAGCAGACAGCCGAAGATCCCTTGAATAGCATGTAAAAATATCTGTACAGTAATACTGTACATTTGTCTTGTAGCGGCACGGAGACCGTCCGGAGCCGGTTAGCAGCAGTGAGTCTCGCGCTCACGAAGGAGGCACATCGTCATGAACAATGATCAGGGTCATGGAGATTCATTCGAAATTGTGTTGGCATTTCTCATTGGAGCGGCTCTTGTCTCCGTCGCCGACCCACAACTCACGACGCAGTCCGCGGCGGACTCACCCGAGCAATTGCCCGGTTATACGGAACGCATCGGAGATGCTGTGGAGTCTGTCTCGGGACGGGTCAACGAAACATTTACAGAGGTGGTCAACCAGGGGAAAGAAATGCTGGAGGAAATGGGCGGTGCTAGTTCTAAGGCCTCCGCCTCATGACCTGTCTGCAGTCCATCGGGGTGCCACTCTGCTGGAGGGCCTTCCTTCAATGAATCTCTCAGCGCTGCACCTTCCTGAAGTGACTTCTGAAGCACCCTTCTCTGAAGCACCGCCTCATTGTTAGACGGACGACTTTGCCGCTTCTTGAGCGCGTAATCCGAGCACCTATCGACTCTTGGCCGGATTGCCCATGACCGTCACACCGGGCGCGATATCACGGGTAACCACGCTGCCTGCTCCGATAATGGCGTCATCGCCGACCGTCACGCCGGGTAGAATGATCGCCCCGCCCCCGATCCACACATTTCTCCCGATGCAGATCGGTCTGCCAGATTCAAGACGCTCTCTTCGCAACGCCGGATCTCTCGGATGGTCCGCCGTCAAGATTTGAACGTTCGGTCCGATCTGGCAATCGTCACCAATGTCTATCCTGGCAACATCGAGAAACACACAACCGAAGTTCGCAAAGATTCCTGTACCCAGACTGATGTTGTAGCCGTAATCGCAGAAGAATGGCGGGCGCAGAATAACTCCCTGCCCTATCGAGCCCAATAACTCTTTCAGGATGGTCAAGCGTTGCTCCGTCTGATCCGCCCCCGTTGTATTATACGCACGCAACAATCGATCGGCCCGTAGTTGATCCGAGGCGATTTCCGGTCCCTCTGCCCGATAGAGCCGGCCTGCAAGCATCTTTGTCTTTTCACTTACCTCGGATTGCGTGAGCGCCTGTGCAGATTTCGATTTGGACATGCCGCCTCCTTCTCTCTCATCATCCATCATGGAAGACACTGTATGAAAGAGGTCATCATATCAACCTCTAGCTGTATGACATACCGGATGACAGTCTGAATCGGACGTTGAAGGGAGAATCAGTAACCTGTTCGTTACGTCTTGAGAAAGACCGAGAGATGGCAACCTTTTTCCAGGCTAGCCCTGGCATGGAAGCAGGATATCGTGAAGCCTCCGCTATCTCGAACGGTAAACAGATAGTTGATTGCGCACTGAGTGCATAGTGCGAAATCTCACAGTTATTATGAATGCTCGATGAGTTCGCACGAACCCCATATGGCTGATCGGCGTAAGTAAATGATTTTAAATTGTTTTCATCTCCACCAAAAATGTAATGCAACCGGCTTGTACCTGCTCAAAATGGCACTGTATTTGCTCATGAAAGCATCATCCAGCTTGCACGCCAATTCAGGAATACAAACCAGTCTGGAATAAAGGAGCAAAAGCGACATGAAGTCAATTTGCAATTTCTGGAGGATGCTCATACCGCTCGGCTGCATGCTGGGAATCCTGGCAACAAGCGATCCGATTCAGGCAGAATCTCTGACAGTCGGAGCAACCCATACCCTAAAAGCTGCGTTTGAAGAGATCATCCCCTTGTTCGAACGGGAGTATGGCGCAACCGTCGATGTCGTGTACGCTCCGTCCAAGACGCTCCGTCGCCAGATCGAAAAGCGGGCTCCGATCGATGTGTTTCTCCCCGGATCAGTTGATGAGGTCATGAAACTTCAGAAGAAAGGACTAGTCCTGGGGGACTACCGCGTGTATGCACAGACGTCCCTGGTCCTCGTCATGCCGACAAATTCTCCGGCTACTCCCATTTCATTTCGTGAGGGTCCACCGAACCGTGTGACACGCATCGCCGTGGGCGATCCTCAAACCTCGGGATTGGGAGACATCACCGCCAAAGCGCTGACGCAAGTTGATCCTGCGTACATGAGCCGATCGCATTTTGTGCAGGCGCCGCACAGCCATGATATTGTCGACCTCGTACGCTCGGGTGCGGCTGACGTCGGTCTTTTGTATCGTGTCGATGCAATCAATAGCGCACAAATGCGCATCATCGATGAAATACCTGCCGGATCGCATACTTCCGTTCAGTTTGGTCAGGCTATCCTGTCAACCTGTCGCAGCGAGTCATTGCGGGTGGCGGAACGATTTCTCGATTACATGATGAGCGCCCGCGTGCAAAAACTCCTGCTCAAATATGGATTCGATGCTGCCCATATAACCACCTCGCCCATGGCTCAGCTCATACGCGAGTAGCTGCGATTCGTGCCCGACTTATGGTGACCGGATCGAACAGCCCCGCGTTGATATGGCGGATACACTGCGACCTGTTCCCTATAAAAGACTCATTCTCAGATCATCATCACTTTAACGCTTGACCAATGGTCTTTCGGCAAGAGTATGCCGCAGGAAGCATGCTGTTTCCAGTCTGCATGGTACCTTCTCGTTCACTTGACGGTGACCCAACAATAAAGCCTTGTGATTGTAAGCGATTCTGCTTCGGTCCCTATGTCGTCCGCGCATGCTGACTCGTACATTAGAAGAGATCCCTAGAGATGAAATACTCATATCATCGGCACGGCATGAGGTCTGGGAAAGTCCTGCCCCCTCAGACCCTCAACCATCTGATGTTTCGATCAACCATCAATGTATCTTGCGCTTCACATTGTGGTATAAACAGCTCCCGTCGCCATGACCCTCACCACCATTCGGGGCCGGTCATGAATGCCGCTTTTTCCTGGAGTGGTGTGACAAAGCCGTTTTTTGGTACACTCCGCGCATGAATGAAATTGTCCTCATTGCCCTGCGAAGGCCGTATACCTTCGTCGTTATGTCCATTCTTATCGTGCTGTTGGGCACCAAGACGGTGCTGCACATGCCGACCGACATCTTCCCGAATATTACGATTCCGGTCACCTCCGTGGTCTGGATTTACTCCGGTCTGCTGCCGCAGCAGGTGGAAGGACGCATCACCTATCTGTTCGAACGCTTCCTGACCTCAACGGTGGAAGGCATCAAGTACATTCATAGCCATTCCTACTTCGGCAGCAGCATCACCAATATTTATCTCCAGGACGGAGTCGACGTGGGAAGAGCCGAAGCGGATATCGTGGGCATCGCGCAGAATGTCGTGAAAGCTCTGCCGCCCGATATCTCCCCGCCCATGGTCATGCGTCTCGCACCATCCTCCATACCGGTGGCCATGCTCCAAATCAGCTCCGATAAAATGACGCCCGCGGAGCTCTATAATCTTGTCTATATGCGAATCCGCCCTCTCCTCGTGACGGTGCCGGGCATCGTCCTGCCCCACCCATATGGCGGCCAGGACATGCAGGTCATGGTCAACCTCGATCAGCAGAAATTACTCGCGAGACAACTTACTCCCGCGGACATTCACAATGTCCTGATGAAGCAATATCTCGTGCTGCCGGCGGGTGACATCAAGATCAAGCAAACCGATTGGATCGTCCTGACGAACGCATCACCGTTGAACATTGATCATTTCAACGATATCCCGGTCAGGCGGGAAGGCAATGCCTATGTCTATCTGCGTGACGTCGCCACGGTGCAGCTCATGGGACGGGTGCAACAGAACGCCGTGCTGGTGAAAGGCAAACAGACCGTCATTCTCGTCGCGATGAAGAGCACGGAGGCCTCCACCTTAGACGTGGTTGATGGCATCAAGAAGATGATCCCGCGCGCCGAGCAAATCTCTCCGGAAGGCGTGGAGATCAAGCTCCTCGACGACGCCTCGACCTTCGTAAAGGATTCGATCTCGGACGTCCTGCATGAGATGCTGATGGCCGGCGCGTTGGTCGGCCTCATTGTGCTGTTACTGCTCGGATCATGGCGAGCCACGCTCATTGTCTGGACATCGATTCCACTCTCCATTCTGACCGCAATCATCGGCCTGCATCTGCTCGAAGAAACCATCAATGTCATGACCTTGGGAGGACTGGCGCTGGCCGTCGGCATTCTGGTGGACGATGCGACCGTCATGATCGAGAATATCGATCGCCATATCGAAATGGGCAAGCCGCTCGAGACGGCCATCGTCGACGCGGCCAATCAGATCGTCGTCCCGACGCTCGTCGCAACGCTCTGCATTGCCATCGTCTGGCTCCCGCTCTTCGAACTTGGCGGGGTCGCCGGCTACCTGTTCAAACCCATGGCTGAAGCCGTCATCATCGCCATGATTGCATCCTTCATTCTGTCGCGTACGCTGGTACCGACCATGGCTAAATATTTGATGAAGAGTGAACATGCCGAACATGCCGAACCCGCCTGAATCTCACGGACAGACCGGCGCTGCGCCGTCAGGGAACATTTTCGTCCGGTTCCAAAAGGGGTTCGAGCGCCGCTTCAATCGGTTCCGGGAACGCTACGGCGAGCTGCTCGAACTGTCGATCGCCCATCGCAACACCTTCGTCACAATCTCTTTGGCCGTTGCCCTGGCCTCCTTGTCCCTCTTTTTCTTCCTCGGACGCGATTATTTTCCCGAGATCAGGTCTGGAATTATTACCATGCATATGCGGGCACCCCTCGGAACACGTATCGAGGTGTCAGGACGCATTGCCACGTTGGTCTCGAATAGTATCGAAGAATTACTGCCCGGTGAGGTCGAAAACGTCGTCAGTAATTGCGGCCTGCCGGTCGGTCCGCATAACCTCGCGTTCATTCCGACGCCGACGATCGGCTCTCAAGACTGTGACTTGACGATCCTTTTGAAGGATGAAAAGTCTCCGGTATGGGACTTCCGCCGTATCCTCCGCAAGGGATTGAGGGAACGCTATCCCGGCACTGAATTCACGTTCCAACCGTCCGATCTGACCGCAAAAATTCTCAACTTCGGGGCTCCGGCGCCGATCGATGTGCAGGTCAATGGGCCGGACGTGTACCCCAGCTACGAGTTCGCCCGCAAATTAGTGGGCAAGTTTCGCGAGATCCCCGGAGCCGCGGACGTGGTGATCCAGCAAACGATGCGCACCCCCACGCTCATGGTCGAAGGCAATCGCACCTTTGGACTCGGCGTCAACAGAACTGAAAAGGATATTGCCGACAATCTGCTCATGACGACCGCCGGCAGCCAACAGGTGGACCAGGTCTACTGGCTCGACCCCAGTACCGGCATGTCCTATCTGATCAATGTCTATACGCCACAACCGCAGATCAACAGCGTCAACAGTCTCAATACCATTCCGGTCGACTCATCGGATAATTCCTCCAACGATCGTTCGGTGCAGCTTCTGGGCAATTTGGCGAATATTACAGCAGAGGGAACACCGGGCGTGGTCACGCACGGGAACATCATGCCATTGTTCAATATCTATGTCTCCGCCGAAGGACGTGACCTCGGTGGGGTCTTGGCGGATGTGCAGGAGGTGACGAAGAGCATGGAGCACGAACTCCCTCGCAGCGCAGCCATCGAAATTCACGGCCAGGCCTCGCTGATGCATGACGCCTATTTCGAACTGATCTTTGGACTGCTCACCGCAGTCGCGCTGGTCTATCTCCTGATCGTTGTCAACTTCCAATCATGGCTTGATCCGTTTATCATCATTACAGCCTTGCCAGGCGCGCTGGCGGGCATCGCCTGGTCGCTGTTCCTGACCCACACCCGGCTGTCAGAACCCGCGCTGACGGGCGCAATCATGACGATGGGTACGGCAACTGCGAATTCGATTCTCGTCGTTTCCTATGCGCGCGAGCGGCTCGAAGAGCACGGCAATGCCATCCAGGCCGCGATCGAGGCCGGAACGACCCGCTTCCGTCCGGTGCTCATGACAGCTTCGGCCATGATCATGGGGATGGTCCCTATGGCGACCGGGTATTCCGCGAATGCGCCGCTGGGTCGCGCCGTCATCGGCGGCCTGTTTGTCGCCACATTGTTCACTCTGTTCTTCGTGCCCTGTGTGTACGCCATCCTCTATAACCGGCGAGCGACTCGGCAGAAGGGACACGTTTCATCATGAAAACACTCAATGGAAGACACATCGCCCTGTTCGCGGTTCTGCTGTGTGTGCTTTACATTGGCTATCGGATCTATGAAAGTAAAAGCGACGCCGCGCTGTTGCGCGAAAAGACGCTCGAAGATGCCATCCCCACCGTTGCCATCATCAATCCAAAGCCGGCGGATCCGACTGAGACGATTACGCTTCCCGGCAATATTACGGCTTGGTTCGAAGCGCCGATCTATGCGCAGGTCTCCGGCTACGTCAAGATGTGGTACAAGGATTATGGTGCGCTCGTAAAGGCAGGCGACATCCTCGCCGAAATCAATGCGCCGGCTCTCGACGCCCAATACGCGCAGGCCAAGGCGGATCTGGAGTCTGAGCGAGCGAAATACGCTCTCGCCGATGTGACCGCAAAGCGCTGGCTGGCGCTGCGCAAAAACCATGCGGTCTCGGAACAGTCGATCTCCGTCCAGGTTGCCCATGCGAAAGCCGAAGCCGCCAAGGTCAAGGCCGCGGAGCAAAACGTCAGGAATTTTGAGGCACTGATCCGATTCAAAACCATCGTCGCGCCCTATGATGGCGTGGTCACCGTACGCAATATCAATGTCGGCGACTATGTCAATAAGGAAGGAACGATCAGCGCGCCCAGTGCCGTGAGCAACCTTTTCACCGTAGCCGACGTCAGCATGATGCGCCTCTTCGTTTCGGTGCCCGAATCCTTCGGCCCATTTCTCAATCCAGGCCTGACGGCGACGGTGACCGTACCGCAGTTGCCTAACCGTCACTTTACAGGAAAATTCCTGACTGTCGCCCGTGGATTTGATGTGAGCACACGCACTGCCATCACCGTTTTCACGGTCGACAACGAGGACAGAGCTCTTTGGCCCGGCTCCTTCGCCAAGGTTGTGCTCACGGCGCCGGTGGATCGGAAAGTCTACATGATTCCGTCTACCGCACTGGTGTTCCAGGAACACGGCACCCAAGTGGCGCTGGTGACGGAGGAGGACCGAATACACTTACAACCCATCACCGTGAGCCGACTCCTCGACAACGCAGTCGAAGTCTCTGAAGGGATCTCCCAAACCGACCGCGTGGTCAACAATCCCAGCGCGGCGCTTCTCGAGGGTGACAAGGTACGCATCGTCACACCGGCGCCCGGATATGATCTCACTACCGGGGGAGGGAGTTCCGAACAGAAAGCAGCACCGAAGTCCCCGCCGAAGTCCCCGCCGACATCACAGCACGTGCCGGTCCCGCCGGAAACGCCTGGGGAGCAGGACACTCCGGCACCACCGACGCAGCCTGCAAAATAGCGGCTACAAACACATGATCGAACGTGAACGAGCGAAATCACTAAGACTATCGCGCATGCGCCTCAGCCGTCAGCTGTGCGGCGGCCTGTTGCTGGCAGCAGGGCTATCGGCATGTAATGGATTTCCCGCTGCCGATCTGTCTCCTACCTACGAACCTCCTCAATTCGTTGTGCCGGATTCCTGGTCAGGAATCAGTCCCTTCGTGAAGGCCAATCCAGCCGATGATGAGTTACGCCAGGACTGGTGGAAACTCTACAACGATCCGGTTTTGGACAACCTTGAAGAGCAGGCGATGGCCGCGAACCCCGACCTGCAGGCCGCCGCCGAGCGCTTCGTCCAGGCTCGCGATATGATGATGAAGGCCAGGTCCCAATATCTTCCCAAGCTCGGCGTCGGGTTCGACGCCTCGAACAATCGACAGTCGGTCGATCGTCTCTTTCGTGCTCCGGACATTCCCAACCAAGAATCCAGCGTGATTGCGGGCGGGATCGCCTCATGGGAACCTGATTTCTGGTCCAAGCTTCGCAATGCCATGCGCGTGGAGTTGTATCGAGCTGAAGAACGCGCAGCCGATTATGGACTGGCGAGGCTGAGCCTGCAGGCCGAAGTCGCGACGAATTATTTTGTATTGCGTGGCTATGATGCACAAGTAGCGATCTATACCCAATCCATCGACTACTATAGAAGCTCCTTGGACATCGTAAACGCCCAATTCGCCGGCGCCATCGCGTCCGCACTGGACGTCGCGCGCGTGGAATCCCTGCTGTTCAGCACGGAAACAAAGCTGGCGCAAATTCAGGGTTTGCGCCAAGTTACCGAGCAGTCCATTGCGATTCTTCTGAACCAAGCTCCAGCCGGTTTCAAGATCAAGCCGGTGGATATCCTGC
This window harbors:
- a CDS encoding helix-turn-helix domain-containing protein produces the protein MPKQKKEGSRRASAGRASHKEGGPIEQSLGAAIRRLRDTHRLSVRTLASKCGFSASFISQVELNQASPSLSSLERIAAGLGVTLGEFFQAAEPHAPAVIKASQRLMLQSGWSRSQIESLGPASTGSRLEALLITIRPEGFSGGRLHSREIELFAIVFSGEVWLQLDEKTSLLRRGDAITIPAGTPHRWENKARKAVQLVMVIPRMAH
- a CDS encoding sugar O-acetyltransferase, whose amino-acid sequence is MSKSKSAQALTQSEVSEKTKMLAGRLYRAEGPEIASDQLRADRLLRAYNTTGADQTEQRLTILKELLGSIGQGVILRPPFFCDYGYNISLGTGIFANFGCVFLDVARIDIGDDCQIGPNVQILTADHPRDPALRRERLESGRPICIGRNVWIGGGAIILPGVTVGDDAIIGAGSVVTRDIAPGVTVMGNPAKSR
- the modA gene encoding molybdate ABC transporter substrate-binding protein, whose translation is MKSICNFWRMLIPLGCMLGILATSDPIQAESLTVGATHTLKAAFEEIIPLFEREYGATVDVVYAPSKTLRRQIEKRAPIDVFLPGSVDEVMKLQKKGLVLGDYRVYAQTSLVLVMPTNSPATPISFREGPPNRVTRIAVGDPQTSGLGDITAKALTQVDPAYMSRSHFVQAPHSHDIVDLVRSGAADVGLLYRVDAINSAQMRIIDEIPAGSHTSVQFGQAILSTCRSESLRVAERFLDYMMSARVQKLLLKYGFDAAHITTSPMAQLIRE
- a CDS encoding efflux RND transporter periplasmic adaptor subunit; translation: MKTLNGRHIALFAVLLCVLYIGYRIYESKSDAALLREKTLEDAIPTVAIINPKPADPTETITLPGNITAWFEAPIYAQVSGYVKMWYKDYGALVKAGDILAEINAPALDAQYAQAKADLESERAKYALADVTAKRWLALRKNHAVSEQSISVQVAHAKAEAAKVKAAEQNVRNFEALIRFKTIVAPYDGVVTVRNINVGDYVNKEGTISAPSAVSNLFTVADVSMMRLFVSVPESFGPFLNPGLTATVTVPQLPNRHFTGKFLTVARGFDVSTRTAITVFTVDNEDRALWPGSFAKVVLTAPVDRKVYMIPSTALVFQEHGTQVALVTEEDRIHLQPITVSRLLDNAVEVSEGISQTDRVVNNPSAALLEGDKVRIVTPAPGYDLTTGGGSSEQKAAPKSPPKSPPTSQHVPVPPETPGEQDTPAPPTQPAK
- a CDS encoding efflux transporter outer membrane subunit, with product MRLSRQLCGGLLLAAGLSACNGFPAADLSPTYEPPQFVVPDSWSGISPFVKANPADDELRQDWWKLYNDPVLDNLEEQAMAANPDLQAAAERFVQARDMMMKARSQYLPKLGVGFDASNNRQSVDRLFRAPDIPNQESSVIAGGIASWEPDFWSKLRNAMRVELYRAEERAADYGLARLSLQAEVATNYFVLRGYDAQVAIYTQSIDYYRSSLDIVNAQFAGAIASALDVARVESLLFSTETKLAQIQGLRQVTEQSIAILLNQAPAGFKIKPVDILRVASFNLPRTIPSTLLERRPDIAGMERRMAQANRAIGIAKAAFFPDVSFRAGGGYEDAGFNLVSLANSFWSYGAGVSLPIFQGGYRRAQLQQSWSAYRETEDRYRSTVLNAFREVENNLSLTNRLTLAANRQDAAVGATLKTQNLTMELYTGGLISSLDLIYAQLNTLVARIDSVEIKADLLKSSVALIRALGGGWNRNQLPTDDQIQPFGTFQYADLDKPPPAGGIDVNAVNNRIHNDLTKPASR